Proteins from a genomic interval of Tepidisphaeraceae bacterium:
- the lpxK gene encoding tetraacyldisaccharide 4'-kinase has product MRSRIIAHVSADLEKLYLETITGQRRGVGPATLRVALAAAELPYTGIMRLRNAMFDRGVKRSVDLRRWTISVGNLTAGGTGKTPVVRWLAQRLLADQIIPAVLTRGYAGSAAGHSDEADLLARAIEPGGVVMVNADRAAGADRALAEHPQVQLFILDDGFQHRRARRDFDLVLINAADPFGHGHVHPRGLLREPITGLSRATAVLITHASRGGASLEATLATIRAANAAVPTYQCDHVLAGLRTATCPINAPPDVPLNTLTDQPFFATAGIGHPQSLQSQLEGFDGPFVGHTWWPDHHAYTDGDVSGLIATATQLGATAIVTTEKDWSKLVFLSTVRESPVPFYRVDVGLAFVGDDEQRLYEAIVERYRSA; this is encoded by the coding sequence ATGCGCAGCCGTATCATCGCCCATGTGTCCGCCGACCTGGAAAAGCTGTACCTCGAGACGATCACCGGCCAGCGCCGCGGGGTGGGGCCAGCGACGTTGCGGGTGGCGCTGGCGGCTGCGGAATTGCCATACACGGGCATCATGCGGCTGCGCAACGCGATGTTCGACCGGGGCGTGAAGCGGTCGGTCGACCTTCGCCGTTGGACGATCAGCGTGGGCAACCTGACCGCGGGCGGAACTGGCAAGACGCCGGTCGTGCGCTGGCTGGCCCAGCGGCTGCTGGCCGACCAGATCATCCCCGCCGTTCTGACGCGCGGGTACGCCGGTAGCGCCGCCGGTCATAGTGACGAGGCCGATTTGCTCGCCCGCGCGATTGAACCGGGCGGCGTGGTGATGGTGAACGCCGACCGCGCCGCCGGCGCCGATCGGGCGCTGGCCGAGCATCCGCAGGTGCAGCTATTCATCCTGGACGATGGATTCCAGCATCGCCGGGCCAGGCGCGACTTCGACCTCGTGCTGATCAACGCCGCCGACCCGTTCGGGCACGGCCACGTGCACCCGCGCGGGTTGCTGCGCGAGCCGATCACCGGCCTGAGCCGGGCGACCGCGGTGCTGATCACGCACGCCTCGCGCGGTGGCGCATCGCTCGAAGCAACGCTCGCCACCATTCGCGCCGCCAACGCCGCCGTGCCGACCTACCAGTGCGACCACGTGCTGGCGGGCCTGCGCACCGCCACGTGTCCGATCAACGCGCCACCCGACGTGCCGCTGAACACGTTGACCGACCAGCCGTTCTTCGCCACCGCCGGCATCGGGCACCCGCAGTCGCTGCAGAGCCAGTTGGAAGGCTTCGACGGTCCGTTCGTCGGTCACACGTGGTGGCCGGACCATCACGCGTACACGGACGGCGACGTCTCGGGACTGATCGCCACCGCGACCCAACTCGGCGCAACGGCGATCGTGACGACGGAGAAGGATTGGTCGAAGCTGGTCTTCCTGTCGACCGTCCGCGAGTCGCCAGTACCGTTCTACCGCGTGGACGTGGGGCTGGCGTTCGTGGGGGACGATGAACAGCGGCTGTACGAGGCGATCGTCGAACGATACCGGTCGGCCTGA